One genomic region from Argentina anserina chromosome 2, drPotAnse1.1, whole genome shotgun sequence encodes:
- the LOC126782411 gene encoding protein DA1: MGWLSKIFKGGSSHKISEEHCPESYGEHQNTDGPSCSGDIWPENENEDIDRAIALSLIEENQKGKHVIDSNSQLEEDEQLARALQESLNAESPPRYGIITNAHPPQHGGNLHPPQYGSGNTYPPQYGNGTSHPPRYGNGNTYSPPYENGSAYPPQYGNGHTYSPIPMYYPIGSRICAGCNAEIGFGRYLNCLNAVWHPECFRCRACNVPISDYEFSTSGNYPYHKSCYKESYHPKCDVCKHFIPTNPAGLIEYRAHPFWVQKYCPSHEHDNTPRCCSCERMEARDTRYINLNDGRKLCLECLDSAVMDTSECQPLYLDIQEFYEGLNMKVEQQVPLLLVEREALNEARIGERNGHYHMPETRGLCLSEEQTISTISRRPKFGAGNRHTDVITEPYKLTRLCEVTAILILYGLPRLLTGSILAHEMMHAWLRLKGYRTLSQDVEEGICQVVAHMWLDAELMSGSEGNSASTSSSFSSSTSSKKGTRSQFEKKLGEFFKHQIEADISPVYGDGYRAGQQAVQKYGLKRTLDHIRMTGTFPC, from the exons ATGGGCTGGCTTAGCAAGATTTTCAAAGGGGGCTCCAGCCACAAAATATCGGAAGAGCATTGTCCTGAGAGCTATGGAGAGCATCAAAATACCGATGGTCCTTCTTGCTCAGGG GACATCTGGCCAGAAAATGAGAATGAAGATATAGACCGTGCTATTGCGCTATCTCTTAtagaagaaaatcaaaaagGAAAACATGTGATCG ATTCTAATTCTCAGttggaagaagatgaacaacTTGCCAGAGCCTTACAAGAAAGTTTGAATGCGGAGTCTCCTCCTCGATATGGAATTATTACAAATGCACATCCTCCTCAACATGGAGGAAATCTGCATCCTCCTCAATATGGAAGTGGAAATACATATCCCCCTCAATATGGAAATGGAACTTCACATCCTCCTCGATATGGAAATGGAAATACGTACTCTCCTCCATACGAAAATGGAAGTGCATATCCTCCTCAATATGGAAATGGACATACATATTCACCTATTCCCATGTACTATCCAATAGGGTCTAG GATTTGTGCCGGTTGCAATGCTGAGATTGGTTTTGGACGATATTTGAATTGCCTGAATGCAGTTTGGCATCCTGAATGCTTCCGGTGCCGTGCATGCAATGTACCAATTTCTGATTATGAG TTTTCTACATCTGGGAATTACCCTTACCACAAGTCTTGCTATAAGGAGAGCTACCATCCAAAGTGTGATGTTTGCAAGCACTTT ATTCCAACAAACCCTGCTGGTCTTATTGAATATAGGGCACATCCATTTTGGGTTCAAAAATATTGCCCATCTCATGAACATGATAATACCCCTCGGTGTTGCAGCTGTGAACGAATGGAG GCTCGGGACACAAGATATATAAATCTAAATGATGGTCGGAAGCTCTGTCTAGAGTGCTTGGACTCTGCAGTGATGGATACCAGTGAATGCCAACCCCTATATCTTGATATACAGGAGTTTTATGAAGGTTTGAATATGAAAGTGGAGCAACAGGTTCCATTACTCTTGGTAGAAAGGGAAGCACTAAATGAAGCGAGAATAGGAGAAAGAAAT GGCCATTATCACATGCCTGAGACAAGAGGGCTCTGCCTTTCTGAGGAACAGACTATTAGCACG ATTTCGAGGAGACCAAAGTTTGGGGCAGGGAACCGACACACAGACGTGATAACAGAACCCTACAAATTAACTCGTCTCTGTGAGGTGACAGCAATTCTAATCTTATATGGACTTCCAAG GTTGCTGACTGGGTCTATCCTAGCACATGAAATGATGCATGCATGGCTGCGGCTTAAAG GTTACCGAACTCTTAGCCAAGATGTTGAAGAAGGTATCTGTCAGGTTGTAGCTCACATGTGGCTAGATGCAGAGCTAATGTCTGGCTCGGAAGGGAATTCTGCATCTACCTCCTCATCTTTCTCCAGTTCCACTTCATCAAAGAAGGGTACACGATCGCAGTTTGAGAAGAAGCTCGGGGAATTCTTTAAACACCAGATCGAAGCAGATATTTCCCCAGTATATGGAGACGGATATAGGGCTGGTCAACAGGCAGTGCAGAAATACGGGCTTAAAAGGACCCTAGACCATATTCGGATGACGGGGACCTTTCCGTGTTGA
- the LOC126782056 gene encoding putative pentatricopeptide repeat-containing protein At1g19290, producing MLRRYCIHRRPLHVSRTAVHWKPRDEYKLTRPELLDRISRLLVLQRYDALNHLSFEFSDQLLNSVLRNLKLNPNASLHFFKLASKQQKFRPNLKSYCLIVHILSKARLYDQTRAYLNELAALCKSDYPAFVVWNELVRVYREFNFSPTVFDMILKVFAEQGMTKYALHVFDNMGKCGRVPSLRSCNSLLSSLVRSGESGVALLVYEQIGRLGIAPDVYTCSIVVRAYCKEGRVSKAAEFVEEMESLGFEVNVVSYNGLIDGYAGLGDVEGAMSVLRVMSERGIKRNVVSCTLLMKAYCKLGKVEEAEEVLRGIKEEETVVVDEGVYGVLVDGYCKAGRMDDASRIHDEMLRIGLKMNTIICNSLINGYCKLGQVWEAEGVLKHMRSWKLRPDSYSYNTLMDGYCRKGETSEALKLFNEMPQGGIPHTVVTYNTLLKGLCQADAFDDALHLWQLMLKRGLAPDEVSYCSLLDGFFKKEDLDGAITLWKDTLTKGFTKSRFAFNTMINGLCKMGKLVEAKEIFNKMNELGFLPDEITYRTLSDGYCKVGNLEEAFRVKTLMEGQAVLPSIEMYNSLISGAFMSRNISKVMNLLAEMQTRGLSPNTVTYGALISGWCNEGMLDKAFSSYFEMIDKGFDTNLIICSKFISTLYRLGKIGEASTLLQKLVDYDTIPFQKCDVTHCEIQKLADSLDESAKSFCLPNNVIYNIAIFGICKSGKVGDARRFLSALLLNGFSPDNFTYCTLIHTTAAAGNVDEAFSLRDEMLRRNLVPNIATYNALINGLCKLGHLDRALSLFHKMRKKGLVPNVVTYNILIDGYCKIGNTVEALKCKDKMILEGIVPSIITYSALISGLYKQGNMEESVKLLSQMIKAGVQQNLVNYVLQFS from the coding sequence ATGCTCAGGCGCTACTGCATCCACCGCCGGCCTCTCCACGTGTCCCGGACCGCCGTCCACTGGAAGCCCCGGGACGAGTACAAGCTGACCCGACCCGAATTGCTGGACCGGATCTCCCGCCTCCTCGTCCTCCAACGGTACGACGCCCTTAACCACctctcttttgaattctccGATCAACTCCTCAACTCCGTTCTCCGGAATCTGAAGCTAAACCCTAACGCCTCCTTACACTTCTTCAAACTGGCCTCAAAGCAACAGAAATTTAGACCTAATCTCAAGTCGTACTGTTTAATTGTTCATATTTTATCCAAGGCTCGATTGTATGATCAAACCAGAGCCTACTTGAATGAGCTGGCTGCTCTTTGTAAGAGTGATTATCCGGCCTTTGTGGTCTGGAATGAGCTTGTTAGGGTTTATAGGGAGTTTAATTTTTCGCCGACGGTTTTCGATATGATTCTCAAGGTTTTTGCTGAACAAGGCATGACAAAGTATGCATTACATGTGTTTGATAACATGGGGAAATGCGGCAGGGTGCCGAGTTTAAGGTCTTGTAATTCTTTGTTGAGTAGTTTAGTCAGGAGTGGCGAGAGTGGTGTTGCATTGCTTGTTTACGAGCAGATAGGTAGGTTGGGGATTGCGCCGGATGTCTATACGTGTTCGATTGTTGTGAGAGCTTATTGCAAAGAGGGGAGAGTGAGCAAGGCGGCGGAGTTTGTGGAGGAGATGGAGAGTTTGGGTTTTGAGGTGAATGTAGTGAGTTACAATGGCTTGATTGATGGGTATGCTGGTTTGGGAGATGTTGAAGGAGCGATGTCGGTGTTGAGGGTGATGTCTGAAAGGGGGATTAAGAGGAATGTGGTGAGTTGTACGCTGTTGATGAAGGCATACTGCAAGCTAGGGAAGGTAGAGGAAGCAGAGGAGGTACTTCGTGGTATAAAGGAGGAGGAGACTGTGGTTGTGGATGAGGGTGTGTACGGTGTGTTGGTAGATGGATATTGTAAAGCTGGCAGAATGGATGATGCTAGTAGGATTCATGATGAGATGTTGAGGATAGGTTTAAAAATGAATACTATCATTTGCAACTCCTTGATCAACGGGTACTGTAAGCTTGGTCAAGTTTGGGAAGCAGAGGGAGTATTGAAGCATATGAGATCTTGGAAGTTAAGGCCAGATTCTTATAGTTACAATACCCTGATGGATGGTTACTGTAGGAAAGGTGAGACGAGTGAAGCATTGAAGCTTTTCAATGAGATGCCTCAAGGAGGTATCCCTCACACTGTGGTGACTTATAATACCCTTCTCAAAGGCTTATGTCAAGCAGATGCTTTTGACGATGCTTTACATCTTTGGCAATTAATGTTGAAAAGAGGGTTGGCTCCTGATGAGGTTAGCTACTGTTCTCTGCTTGATGGGTTTTTCAAGAAAGAAGATCTTGATGGTGCTATAACTCTATGGAAAGATACTTTGACAAAGGGTTTTACTAAAAGCCGGTTTGCTTTCAATACAATGATCAATGGGTTATGCAAGATGGGGAAATTGGTTGAAGCGAAGGAGATCTTCAACAAGATGAATGAACTAGGATTTTTACCTGATGAGATAACATATAGAACCCTAAGTGATGGGTACTGCAAAGTTGGGAATCTTGAAGAAGCTTTCAGAGTTAAAACTTTAATGGAAGGCCAGGCAGTACTTCCTTCGATTGAAATGTACAATTCTCTCATCAGTGGTGCTTTTATGTCTAGAAACATAAGTAAAGTGATGAATCTTCTTGCTGAGATGCAGACAAGGGGACTATCACCTAACACTGTAACATATGGAGCCCTTATCTCTGGTTGGTGCAATGAAGGGATGCTTGATAAAGCTTTTAGTTCAtactttgagatgattgaTAAAGGGTTTGACACCAACTTGATCATTTGCAGCAAATTCATCAGTACTCTGTATAGGCTTGGAAAGATTGGTGAAGCAAGTACTCTGTTGCAGAAGTTAGTAGATTATGATACTATTCCATTTCAAAAATGTGATGTTACACATTGTGAAATTCAAAAACTTGCAGATTCTCTTGATGAAAGTGCTAAAAGTTTCTGTCTGCCTAACAATGTCATATACAATATTGCTATCTTTGGAATCTGCAAATCGGGGAAGGTTGGTGATGCAAGAAGATTTTTATCAGCTTTGCTGCTTAATGGCTTTTCTCCAGACAATTTCACATATTGTACGCTAATTCACACCACTGCTGCTGCTGGTAATGTGGACGAGGCTTTCAGCTTACGAGATGAAATGCTGAGAAGGAATCTTGTTCCTAACATTGCCACATATAATGCTCTTATAAATGGCTTGTGCAAATTAGGGCATTTGGATCGAGCGCTGAGTCTTTTCCATAAAATGCGCAAGAAGGGGTTAGTTCCTAATGTTGTTACCTATAATATACTGATCGACGGATACTGCAAAATTGGCAATACTGTTGAAGCTTTAAAATGTAAAGACAAGATGATTCTAGAAGGGATTGTTCCCTCTATAATCACCTATTCTGCATTGATCAGTGGTCTTTATAAGCAAGGAAATATGGAAGAATCTGTGAAACTTTTGAGCCAAATGATCAAGGCTGGAGTGCAACAAAACCTGGTCAATTATGTACTCCAATTTAGCTGA
- the LOC126783171 gene encoding F-box/FBD/LRR-repeat protein At1g13570-like isoform X2, giving the protein MPLREPPKSHYKMDIELDRLGSLPCHIIDQILQHLPIKEAVRTSVLSTKWRYKWSTLGHLVFDHHCVSNRLNTTFVNIVDHVLLLHTGPIHKFKLSNREFSGTTDVDRWIRYLSRSSVKEFVLEIWKGPRYPMPSCLFSLQEITHLEVFNCSLKPPSSFKGFRCLKSLDIQHVTVAQGVFENLILSCPLLERLSLMNFEGITELNIDAPNLQFFDTGGAFEDVNFMNTLNLTVVSIALYEHALDHQRRSPRNSGNLVKFFSQLPHVQRLEIQSRFLKYLAAGIVSGKLPKPCLDLNFLSIRINFSDWEELLTAVSILRSSPSLQELELLVRPNEQPTAGRTKLCLDDNCDCPFSRLRLVRINGISDTQNEVDLIELLLSNSPMLEQMTVKPASGDCGWELVKKLLQFKRASANAKIFYLEP; this is encoded by the exons ATGCCTCTG AGAGAACCGCCCAAGTCCCATTACAAAATGGATATCGAGCTGGATAGGCTCGGCAGTCTACCATGTCATATTATAGATCAGATTTTGCAGCATTTGCCTATAAAGGAGGCGGTGAGGACGAGTGTTTTGTCCACCAAATGGAGGTATAAATGGTCTACGCTCGGGCATCTTGTGTTTGATCATCATTGTGTCTCTAATCGGCTCAATACTACTTTTGTGAACATTGTGGATCATGTGCTCTTACTTCACACTGGTCCCATACACAAGTTCAAGCTTTCGAATCGAGAGTTTTCTGGCACTACCGACGTTGACCGCTGGATTCGTTATCTCTCGAGAAGCTCTGTGAAGGAATTTGTGCTTGAGATTTGGAAAGGGCCTCGCTACCCAATGCCTTCGTGTTTGTTTTCTCTACAAGAGATTACTCACTTGGAGGTGTTTAATTGTTCGCTGAAACCACCCTCGTCATTCAAGGGCTTTAGGTGTTTGAAGAGCTTGGATATTCAGCATGTTACAGTGGCCCAAGGTGTGTTTGAGAATCTGATACTTAGCTGTCCTCTGCTTGAGAGATTGAGCTTGATGAACTTTGAGGGTATCACTGAACTCAACATTGATGCTCCTAACCTCCAATTCTTTGACACTGGAGGTGCTTTTGAGGATGTTAATTTTATGAACACCTTGAATCTTACTGTTGTTTCTATTGCTTTATACGAGCATGCACTCGATCACCAGAGACGGTCTCCTCGTAATTCTGGCAATCTGGTCAAGTTTTTTTCTCAGCTACCTCATGTTCAGAGGCTTGAAATTCAGAGTCGCTTTCTAAAG TATTTGGCTGCTGGTATTGTGTCAGGAAAGCTGCCTAAACCATGTTTAGATCTGAATTTCCTTTCAATACGCATCAACTTCAGTGATTGGGAGGAGCTTTTAACTGCTGTAAGCATTCTGAGAAGCTCCCCTTCTCTGCAAGAGCTTGAGCTTTTG GTCCGCCCAAATGAACAGCCTACTGCTGGAAGAACTAAGTTATGCCTAGACGATAACTGCGATTGTCCATTTTCCCGACTACGACTTGTCAGAATAAATGGCATCTCCGATACCCAAAATGAGGTAGATCTCATCGAACTTTTACTTTCTAATTCACCCATGCTTGAGCAGATGACTGTTAAGCCTGCTTCTGGCGACTGTGGTTGGGAGCTGGTAAAGAAGTTGCTCCAATTTAAGCGGGCCTCAGCCAATGCCAAGATATTTTACTTGGAGCCATGA
- the LOC126782412 gene encoding probable calcium-binding protein CML41, whose amino-acid sequence MKIVGFIAVGSKAYKWFFSSKNMFKLNLSFLSSRPNKSHSPPYFCSSLPTESSNSVARDEELVRVFDHFDTNKDGKISANELQAYFLSIGEPMSIGEAQSVIKELDNDGDDLLEFDDFVKLMRREDINANENDDLKNAFEMFQVDEGCGCITPKGLQNMLNRLGDAKSYDECVSMIGVFDLDGNGVLDFHEFQKMMSST is encoded by the coding sequence ATGAAGATTGTAGGGTTCATAGCAGTAGGTTCGAAGGCTTACAAATGGTTTTTCAGTAGTAAGAACATGTTTAAGCTCAACCTCTCTTTCCTTAGTTCAAGACCCAACAAAAGCCATAGCCCCCCTTATTTCTGTTCATCTCTTCCTACTGAAAGTAGCAACAGTGTCGCAAGAGATGAGGAGCTTGTGAGAGTTTTTGATCATTTTGACACCAACAAAGACGGTAAGATCTCAGCCAACGAACTTCAAGCTTACTTCCTGTCGATCGGGGAACCTATGTCCATTGGTGAGGCTCAGAGTGTGATAAAAGAGTTGGACAATGATGGTGACGACTTGCTGGAGTTTGATGACTTTGTCAAATTGATGAGGCGAGAGGATATTAATGCCAATGAAAATGATGATCTTAAGAACGCTTTTGAGATGTTTCAAGTTGATGAAGGCTGTGGATGCATTACACCAAAAGGATTGCAGAACATGCTCAATAGACTCGGAGATGCCAAATCATACGACGAGTGTGTATCCATGATCGGCGTCTTTGATCTTGATGGAAATGGTGTTCTTGATTTCCATGAATTTCAGAAGATGATGAGTTCAACATGA
- the LOC126783171 gene encoding F-box/FBD/LRR-repeat protein At1g13570-like isoform X1: MPLKQREPPKSHYKMDIELDRLGSLPCHIIDQILQHLPIKEAVRTSVLSTKWRYKWSTLGHLVFDHHCVSNRLNTTFVNIVDHVLLLHTGPIHKFKLSNREFSGTTDVDRWIRYLSRSSVKEFVLEIWKGPRYPMPSCLFSLQEITHLEVFNCSLKPPSSFKGFRCLKSLDIQHVTVAQGVFENLILSCPLLERLSLMNFEGITELNIDAPNLQFFDTGGAFEDVNFMNTLNLTVVSIALYEHALDHQRRSPRNSGNLVKFFSQLPHVQRLEIQSRFLKYLAAGIVSGKLPKPCLDLNFLSIRINFSDWEELLTAVSILRSSPSLQELELLVRPNEQPTAGRTKLCLDDNCDCPFSRLRLVRINGISDTQNEVDLIELLLSNSPMLEQMTVKPASGDCGWELVKKLLQFKRASANAKIFYLEP; the protein is encoded by the exons ATGCCTCTG AAGCAGAGAGAACCGCCCAAGTCCCATTACAAAATGGATATCGAGCTGGATAGGCTCGGCAGTCTACCATGTCATATTATAGATCAGATTTTGCAGCATTTGCCTATAAAGGAGGCGGTGAGGACGAGTGTTTTGTCCACCAAATGGAGGTATAAATGGTCTACGCTCGGGCATCTTGTGTTTGATCATCATTGTGTCTCTAATCGGCTCAATACTACTTTTGTGAACATTGTGGATCATGTGCTCTTACTTCACACTGGTCCCATACACAAGTTCAAGCTTTCGAATCGAGAGTTTTCTGGCACTACCGACGTTGACCGCTGGATTCGTTATCTCTCGAGAAGCTCTGTGAAGGAATTTGTGCTTGAGATTTGGAAAGGGCCTCGCTACCCAATGCCTTCGTGTTTGTTTTCTCTACAAGAGATTACTCACTTGGAGGTGTTTAATTGTTCGCTGAAACCACCCTCGTCATTCAAGGGCTTTAGGTGTTTGAAGAGCTTGGATATTCAGCATGTTACAGTGGCCCAAGGTGTGTTTGAGAATCTGATACTTAGCTGTCCTCTGCTTGAGAGATTGAGCTTGATGAACTTTGAGGGTATCACTGAACTCAACATTGATGCTCCTAACCTCCAATTCTTTGACACTGGAGGTGCTTTTGAGGATGTTAATTTTATGAACACCTTGAATCTTACTGTTGTTTCTATTGCTTTATACGAGCATGCACTCGATCACCAGAGACGGTCTCCTCGTAATTCTGGCAATCTGGTCAAGTTTTTTTCTCAGCTACCTCATGTTCAGAGGCTTGAAATTCAGAGTCGCTTTCTAAAG TATTTGGCTGCTGGTATTGTGTCAGGAAAGCTGCCTAAACCATGTTTAGATCTGAATTTCCTTTCAATACGCATCAACTTCAGTGATTGGGAGGAGCTTTTAACTGCTGTAAGCATTCTGAGAAGCTCCCCTTCTCTGCAAGAGCTTGAGCTTTTG GTCCGCCCAAATGAACAGCCTACTGCTGGAAGAACTAAGTTATGCCTAGACGATAACTGCGATTGTCCATTTTCCCGACTACGACTTGTCAGAATAAATGGCATCTCCGATACCCAAAATGAGGTAGATCTCATCGAACTTTTACTTTCTAATTCACCCATGCTTGAGCAGATGACTGTTAAGCCTGCTTCTGGCGACTGTGGTTGGGAGCTGGTAAAGAAGTTGCTCCAATTTAAGCGGGCCTCAGCCAATGCCAAGATATTTTACTTGGAGCCATGA
- the LOC126784533 gene encoding type IV inositol polyphosphate 5-phosphatase 11, translating to MLMINMGNSSSNNQHPTKRGRFKYSKRKHNQLGATCCAGYDRGYHEGIKSARGDNHVCDFSPSSDLCIYVVTWNMNGQVCYQDLEEIVAGNNRKFDLLVIGLQEVPRKNISRLLQTALLDTHILLGKATMQSIHLYVFGPRGSDLFLKGMKVDKLSVGGCGGLIGRKKGAVGVRINYKGIPMVFISCHLSAHACNVGKRNSEYKSVSESLFSKILNPYASPPKIIVWLGDLNYRIQGIETHSVRNLINKDLHGLLTSNDQLLQEAQRGEIFEGYHEGTITFKPTYKYDVGTSNYDTSYKVRVPSWTDRILFKTDEDIDGEFHATLHSYDSMDEIHSSDHKPVKAHICLKLTKSPNTSRS from the exons ATGTTAATGATCAATATGGGAAATTCAAGCTCCAATAATCAGCATCCTACTAAAAG AGGAAGATTCAAGTACTCGAAGAGAAAGCACAACCAGCTCGGTGCAACTTGCTGTGCAGGTTATGATCGTGGTTATCATGAAGGAATAAAGAGTGCAAGAGGGGACAACCACGTTTGTGATTTCTCACCTTCTTCGGATCTATGCATTTACGTCGTTACTTGGAATATGAATGGCCAAGTGTGTTACCAAGATTTGGAGGAGATTGTTGCCGGGAACAACCGCAAGTTCGATCTTCTGGTTATCGGTCTGCAAGAGGTGCCCCGGAAAAACATTTCACGACTGTTGCAGACAGCGCTTCTTGATACTCACAT CTTGTTAGGAAAAGCCACTATGCAGTCGATACACCTATATGTATTTGGTCCACGGGGCTCAGATTTGTTCCTCAAAG gTATGAAGGTCGATAAACTCTCAGTTGGGGGATGTGGAGGACTAATTGGAAGGAAGAAAGGAGCTGTGGGAGTACGCATCAACTATAAAGGCATTCCAATGGTCTTTATTTCTTGCCATCTCTCTG CTCATGCTTGCAATGTGGGGAAGAGGAATTCGGAATACAAGAGCGTATCAGAATCTCTTTTCTCCAAGATCTTGAACCCTTACGCATCACCTCCCAAAATCATTGTTTGGTTGGGAGATCTCAACTATAGAATACAAGGGATTGAAACTCATTCTGTACGAAATCTGATAAACAAAGATCTTCACGGA CTACTAACCAGCAATGACCAACTATTACAAGAGGCCCAGAGAGGAGAAATCTTCGAAGGATACCACGAGGGAACGATCACTTTCAAACCTACGTACAAATACGACGTCGGAACTAGCAACTATGACACGAGTTATAAGGTGAGAGTGCCGTCGTGGACTGATCGGATTCTATTCAAGACAGACGAAGACATCGACGGCGAGTTCCATGCGACACTTCACTCCTACGATTCCATGGACGAAATTCACAGTTCAGATCATAAACCAGTCAAAGCTCATATATGTTTGAAACTTACCAAATCACCAAACACATCACGATCATGA
- the LOC126782949 gene encoding protein DETOXIFICATION 33 yields MAAVVDDTPLLISNHSGHEDEKELAFCPKFRVESKKLWQIAGPAIFTALCQYSLGALTQTFTGFVGELELAAVSVENSVIAGLAFGVMLGMGSALETLCGQAYGAGQIRMLGVYMQRSWIILLTTSLFLVPIYVWSPPILELIGETDEISEAAGKFALWMLPQLFAYALNFPIQKFLQAQRKVYVMAYISAGVLVLHTFFSWLMILKLGWGLTGAAITLNTSWWLIVIGQLLYIFITKSDGAWSGFSMLAFSDLYGFVKLSLASAVMLCLEFWYLMVLVVITGRLADPLIPVDAISICMNIQGWDAMIALGFNAAISVRVSNELGAGNAKIAKFSVIVVSITSVSIGVVCMAIVLGTRDYFPYLFTSSEAVAEETTQLATLLGITVLLNSLQPVLSGVAVGAGWQSVVAYINIGCYYVVGLPAGILLGFTFAFGVEGIWSGMIGGICLQTIILIVVTSITNWNTEAEQAESRVLKWGGGRKGDH; encoded by the exons ATGGCGGCCGTAGTAGACGATACCCCACTTCTGATCAGTAACCACAGCGGCCATGAAGACGAAAAGGAACTCGCGTTCTGTCCCAAGTTTCGGGTGGAGTCGAAGAAGCTATGGCAGATTGCTGGCCCTGCAATCTTCACAGCCTTATGTCAGTACTCATTGGGTGCTCTCACTCAGACCTTCACTGGGTTCGTTGGGGAACTCGAGCTCGCGGCCGTCTCCGTCGAGAACTCCGTCATTGCTGGCCTTGCCTTCGGTGTCATG TTGGGAATGGGAAGTGCACTGGAGACGCTATGTGGGCAAGCATATGGTGCGGGGCAGATTAGAATGTTGGGGGTGTACATGCAGAGGTCATGGATCATTTTGCTGACTACATCTCTATTTTTGGTTCCAATCTATGTTTGGTCTCCTCCCATTCTTGAGCTCATTGGTGAAACCGACGAAATATCTGAGGCCGCCG GAAAGTTTGCTCTGTGGATGCTTCCACAGTTGTTCGCGTACGCGCTCAATTTTCCTATACAGAAATTCTTACAAGCACAGAGGAAAGTGTATGTGATGGCTTACATATCAGCTGGTGTACTAGTTCTCCACACCTTTTTCAGTTGgttgatgattttgaagctcGGTTGGGGATTGACTGGAGCAGCAATCACACTCAACACCTCATGGTGGCTTATTGTCATTGGCCAGTTGTTGTACATCTTCATTACTAAGTCGGATGGTGCCTGGAGTGGTTTCTCCATGCTCGCTTTCTCCGACCTCTATGGCTTTGTCAAGCTTTCTCTAGCTTCTGCTGTTATGTTATG TTTGGAATTCTGGTACCTGATGGTGCTGGTGGTCATAACTGGCCGGTTGGCGGATCCTTTGATCCCGGTTGATGCCATCTCTATTTG CATGAACATACAAGGATGGGATGCCATGATTGCACTCGGGTTCAATGCTGCGATTAGTGTGAGGGTGTCAAATGAACTTGGGGCTGGAAATGCGAAGATAGCGAAATTCTCAGTGATAGTGGTTTCAATCACTTCTGTGTCTATAGGAGTGGTTTGCATGGCCATAGTTCTTGGAACAAGGGACTACTTCCCTTACCTGTTCACCAGTAGTGAGGCTGTTGCTGAGGAAACTACCCAACTTGCTACCTTGCTTGGAATCACAGTGCTTCTTAACAGTCTTCAACCAGTTTTATCTG GTGTTGCTGTTGGAGCTGGATGGCAATCTGTTGTGGCGTACATCAACATTGGGTGTTACTATGTTGTTGGATTGCCAGCTGGAATACTTCTGGGATTCACATTTGCTTTTGGTGTTGAG GGTATTTGGTCAGGAATGATTGGTGGCATTTGCTTACAAACCATAATCTTGATAGTTGTCACTTCCATAACTAACTGGAACACAGAG GCTGAACAAGCTGAGAGCCGTGTCCTCAAGtggggaggaggaagaaaaggagatCACTGA